In the genome of Lathyrus oleraceus cultivar Zhongwan6 chromosome 4, CAAS_Psat_ZW6_1.0, whole genome shotgun sequence, the window GGATATTAATTGCAAGTCAAGTGGTCATTGACAATATAGAGAGAGGGAAATCTAGATTGAAAAAGTTAGTAACAACTCTGATCCAATATACATAACATATCATTTAGGTCAAAGAGGCTGTTGAGGCAAAGGAATTTGTAGAAATAAGAAACCTTGAAATGAATGTTGTTAAAGAGGGAAAATAAGCTCCTAGGATCGACAAAAGTGAGACTTTTTGCAAGTTTGCCTTCTCTGGACTTTCTATGTCAAATCCAAAAACAGAAAATTTTACCCtatacccctacaattgtacccatacccctacatttaaatttttttgaccaaaataccctcatataaatagggtatattttccgtttcaaattttttttaccattttcgttGAAGACTTCCGGAGAAGAAAATTTTTTGGCGTTTTTGcattgtataccggaacacttaagagtaagtcttccggtttgaaaagtgtataccggaacacttctctaAAGTGTTCCGGTTTGTTGTTTTTATGGACACTGAACCGGAAGTCTTctagaaagtcttccggtttgtatacttgtataccggaacactttcttcaagtcttccggtttggatgatgtgtaccggaactcttctttgaagtgttccggtacgtaattttttttttttttttttttttaattatttttttttacattatttttgcagtggttcgaagaagaggtgcagatggccggattccagtccgcacgttagaccggggtgcatcttcatctgcagctgcagctgagccgactggatatccaggagggtcgtacgatacatcgcttttggtgaagtacgagcatcatgttgctcgacatatatggttcggtgaggtaagtaaacggactatatttgaaaatgaataatagttgaatattttataatttgttttctaatatgtgttttaattgtttttaggaaagaggaccaaagaaagagttgaagattgccggacatggactgaagttgaattctagggttccattggctcttccaccacagatggagagttgggtatctagatccggtttagcttcactgcagagaacgagtctgaacaagatagacacaaatcttgtctctgcatttgtggaaagatggcatctagagacatcttcatttcacatgccgtttggtgaaatgagcattactttagaTGATGTCGCATGTCTACTTCACTTGCCCATTAGGGGTATCTTTtggagtcctcaggatgtgactgaagagctagctgttgaacttgttgttgactacctaggagtgtcacagagtcaggcacagtcacatgttcggagctgcagggggtcgtattacaagttggagtggttatatGATATATTCGTACATCATAGGGCTGCTTccagctgggcatatgcgactagagcatatctattgatgttggtgggttccaccatatttgctgataagacctttacacttgtagaggcacgatacctcctcctgtttagggacttggatggatgttcaggatatagttggggagcagctgcactagttaccctctaccgatatcttggagatgcgtccatgtacagttgcaaacagctaggtggatatcctactctcctacaggtatataatttaattttgttaattaagtgttggattcattttaaaaatattgtaacgtaatttgttttatttattatgtttttattttgtaacagtgttggattcacgagtattttccaactgttggaaaaagaggggagaattggaaTCCTGCTGGAAACTGTGGTCTTCcccgagcgatgagatggtcATATAGACAGGGAGTCCTGAAGGTCgatgatttacgacctattttggacgagctgacacctaCCGACGTCATCTGGCgaccatttgaggatcatagagcatggcgtgtatttgatgagatatgtctttacaggggctgtttgaagtggggtgaaacagttgttccatacttgcctgatagatgtttacgtcagttcgggtataggcagtatgttccatccccacctctggattgtatgatggcgacggatattgatgttgattggatcaGTTACCATCAGAGTGTTGTCGATGTGATCGGTTCATCTTCCgtggccaccactccatctgagGTAGTAGACggttatctggagtggtattatcgtgtttcccatccacggttggtccctccccatcgtgacGCTCCTAGAGAGGTACCCGTTCCTGTATATGACGCCGGGCCATCTGATCCTgattgggctcgtgtatctacattgattcgtcgctatctgagacaggttaatgctgaagaggaagatccacagttttctgatttatttgaagctttgcatatttctcgttcacattgattatatgtattaagctttgaatataatagacataataatatagatttcatgttttgattacatatttatgttttgattacataatcatgctaatacaggtgtaagtaattgccaatgttgcatacgtcctgcaaatcctagcatccaagtagttgctatatgagaacgaaatttcttccaatctaatgtgaccggtggcaatggaaacccctctttcatgttaacctgataaagtaaaataattaaaagattaagtcatataacataaaataattaaaagattAAGTCATATAAATACatacctgaacccaatgattctggttaacaaaaccaatgcaataaatagagacatttggtgaatgtgaacttgtcatcggaaagaaagtgatgcacggattgcctaaacagacaagtacaacattataacgattggctatcaagtaacccatatctggtagactcatccatttttcaggtggctgtgaaccaaacgattctatcatcaaagattctctcacagctgacaaccgattagaaaataacttgtcatacaaagttgacctatccttgtctattaattccaaccccaactctctgcgaaccattgaccaaccatcctcaccatatccatgcaatgatgcaatgactctaaatccacaattaccatctgattcaacattaactacatcttcaatgtatgacctaatatgattaggaaattgaacaatgaattgtggttgcttctttgataatttgatcttcttcgaagtctgtgatggttgagattgcctttgtgaagattgagatgccttatcaacatactcatgatacgaagggtccctataaacatcataatctgctggttttttccctttcttcttcgctcctcctttggtttttattttctcaggtggtggacacaatgttgtcattgttgggtatgctagttcacataccctactccttaatgcccttttcccaacaacatctaatgacctaaatcgtctccacaactcatccattgcagctgtcatatccacctctgatccatcatcttcacctatctctaactcaacttccatagttagtttcctccaatgaacatgaacagcatcaatgggtatcggtataccacctactctgtatcttcctaactcacaagcacaaggtaacccataagatgttctaagagtacaaccacatatttgcctgttagttccaacataatcaactctcaataactcttcagcaatacgtctcaaagcagctcgagatacggaaccacgcaaataaccataaaagggacttacgtgcgcgttctcaacttcgtaaaaactcttttgaaatgaagctctaatgtttcccagttgtaacctcaagttgttattcatggcttcccaacatttgaccatgtcacctatactgtttcctaacatctgctttaacttccaatgagcagattcaaccctaaaaatatcaGATATAAAAAATACCATTAGATATTGAAAATATCAAGTATTAAAAATATCAGATATTGAAAATAACACAtcaaaaaacataaaaaaaaaatcaaatataaaattataagacgtaccgattagtcgttgtgttacccaaatgtaggactcgattaatccatgctccaacaaatctatgcctatgtggagtcaaccatgtgtctttcacataattaataaatccactataatcaacacatgcttgctcaagttgatgcaaccgctgaccatactcaacctcatcactagcccagacaacttccatccataatgtgtctatcgtcttttgcaggtcattcaccacatgttgtttgcatttggcaccaacgtttttgttaatgtgaaatctacatagcaaattaatcgagttgggaaacacaacttcaattgctttcatcaaagcaagatctctatctgtcaaaatcacttgtggacacatgtctttcttcacaaacaactcttttaatttctccaatacccagcaaaaattctctgtttgctcagactccatatatgcaaatccaacagcaaaagtcaactcagtcgatgtcatgccaacaatttcaaacaaaggttgtctatatttgtttgtcttgtaggtgctatccataactaacacaatcggaaatatattcaacaacttcactgaatcaggatgtgcccaaaatatctctctcaccacttccgagtcatccttttttctactccaatacacatatcctgcatcctcaataagcttaaacagatgttgtatctcactccttggacctcttatctctttttctatcacactcttatgcttgtatacttgcgtaatacgagtgacattctcaggaaacttgtcttgcaaggaaagcaaaatgtttctaggtgctacatgtctctttgccaaatcagcgacatgttgcttctcatttgtggtcaacctaccaataaacgaatgaccttctaatctatcaggtaaaccatgattatgtaacccacattttacatcaatcttccaaccagatccatctttcgccggagtcgacctgattttaaatggacatccacatttcttggacgcactttgggtaccactatcactaatcttgtgtttcccacctttatcacagccaaatattattttgttacttctccctctcttccccgtttcagtatctgaacgactgataataacagttactttattgtcgattccaac includes:
- the LOC127076487 gene encoding protein MAIN-LIKE 1-like; the encoded protein is MVRRRGADGRIPVRTLDRGASSSAAAAEPTGYPGGSYDTSLLVKYEHHVARHIWFGEERGPKKELKIAGHGLKLNSRVPLALPPQMESWVSRSGLASLQRTSLNKIDTNLVSAFVERWHLETSSFHMPFGEMSITLDDVACLLHLPIRGIFWSPQDVTEELAVELVVDYLGVSQSQAQSHVRSCRGSYYKLEWLYDIFVHHRAASSWAYATRAYLLMLVGSTIFADKTFTLVEARYLLLFRDLDGCSGYSWGAAALVTLYRYLGDASMYSCKQLGGYPTLLQCWIHEYFPTVGKRGENWNPAGNCGLPRAMRWSYRQGVLKVDDLRPILDELTPTDVIWRPFEDHRAWRVFDEICLYRGCLKWGETVVPYLPDRCLRQFGYRQYVPSPPLDCMMATDIDVDWISYHQSVVDVIGSSSVATTPSEVVDGYLEWYYRVSHPRLVPPHRDAPREVPVPVYDAGPSDPDWARVSTLIRRYLRQVNAEEEDPQFSDLFEALHISRSH
- the LOC127076488 gene encoding uncharacterized protein LOC127076488, whose protein sequence is MVRRELGLELIDKDRSTLYDKLFSNRLSAVRESLMIESFGSQPPEKWMSLPDMGYLIANRYNVVLVCLGNPCITFFPMTSSHSPNVSIYCIGFVNQNHWVQVNMKEGFPLPPVTLDWKKFRSHIATTWMLGFAGRMQHWQLLTPVLA